A section of the Cydia amplana chromosome 15, ilCydAmpl1.1, whole genome shotgun sequence genome encodes:
- the LOC134654822 gene encoding alpha-(1,3)-fucosyltransferase C-like yields the protein MYSYKVKDFSFSNENETVKKKKTWIKYVIAITLLCCVLASTFVPNFLLHYASSNKYHPQKHRFASDLKHILIWTTTEDHSYFEHNEGQKDFVRQQCPIYNCYISYNKTLLRGDVRNYDAVIVDIREVLKTYMLKPHPVFQRSPHQVYVFHALEASTKYSICNPNLDHFFNWTWSYKLNSDIPHPFFNIHNLKREIIGPKINITWLDKLKHDSRNKDLIKRKTKSVAWLLTECSSKVLHEKFVNQFQAELANYNYTLDVYGACGHQSCSEKGKFKCYKMIEKNYFFSLVTEEINCEDWVTDKIINTLNHISIPIVVGRANYSSFLPPGSYIDAKAHTMKELVGIMNYLMTYPDTYSFFFDWKNHYYYTPRPKNYLCDLCSKLNEHYEPQSLGDMRKWWNPNYNKRCAAMNDPFLEADYDQL from the exons ATGTACTCTTATAAAGTGAAAGACTTTAGTTTCAGTAACGAAAACGAAACagtaaagaaaaagaaaacttGGATTAAATATGTTATCGCTATAACTTTATTATGCTGCGTGTTGGCATCCACTTTTGTGCCAAACTTCCTGCTACACTATGCAAGTAGCAATAAATACCATCCTCAGAAGCATAGATTTGCATCAGACCTGAAGCATATATTAATTTGGACGACGACTGAGGACCATTCGTACTTCGAACACAACGAGGGACAGAAAGATTTTGTGAGACAGCAGTGCCCGATATACAACTGTTATATTTCGTACAACAAGACTTTGCTGAGAGGCGATGTTCGCAACTATGACGCTGTAATTGTCGACATAAGAGAAGTTTTAAAAACTTACATGCTCAAGCCTCATCCAGTTTTCCAACGTTCCCCTCACCAAGTTTACGTGTTCCATGCTTTAGAGGCATCTACAAAATACTCTATCTGCAATCCCAATCTTGACCACTTCTTCAACTGGACGTGGTCCTATAAACTCAACTCGGATATCCCGCATCCATTTTTCAACATCCATAATTTGAAAAGAGAAATTATTGGCCCTAAGATAAATATAACATGGCTTGATAAGTTAAAGCATGATTCTAGAAACAAAGATTTGATAAAGCGGAAGACAAAATCAGTTGCCTGGTTACTAACGGAATGCTCATCGAAAGTGCTACATGAGAAGTTTGTAAACCAATTCCAAGCTGAATTAGCCAATTATAACTACACCTTAGACGTGTACGGTGCGTGTGGGCATCAAAGCTGTTCTGAGAAAGGAAAATTCAAATGTTACAAGATGATAGAAAAGAACTATTTTTTCAGTTTAGTAACAGAAGAGATCAACTGTGAAGATTGGGTGACTGATAAAATCATTAATACATTAAACCACATCTCTATCCCCATAGTTGTTGGACGAGCTAATTACTCGAG CTTCCTTCCTCCCGGCTCCTACATCGACGCAAAGGCCCACACAATGAAAGAACTGGTCGGCATCATGAACTACCTCATGACTTACCCCGACACCTACTCTTTCTTCTTCGACTGGAAGAACCACTATTACTACACGCCTCGCCCGAAGAACTACCTCTGCGATCTGTGTTCTAAACTCAATGAACACTATGAGCCTCAATCGCTGGGAGACATGAGGAAGTGGTGGAACCCTAATTATAATAAGAGGTGTGCTGCTATGAATGATCCGTTCCTTGAAGCGGATTATGATcaattgtaa